In one Streptomyces sp. NBC_01288 genomic region, the following are encoded:
- a CDS encoding SGM_3592 family protein has protein sequence MAGEATYGGGQPESGDGWDKLVLDDDFIRSAETAEPSARARMLAARWRAESPEPQPWRSDEPPAGWFFSKARRRKWRRR, from the coding sequence ATGGCCGGAGAGGCGACGTACGGCGGCGGTCAGCCGGAGTCCGGGGACGGCTGGGACAAGCTGGTCCTGGACGACGACTTCATACGGTCCGCCGAGACGGCCGAGCCGTCCGCCCGCGCGCGGATGCTCGCGGCGCGCTGGCGTGCCGAGTCCCCCGAGCCCCAGCCGTGGCGCTCTGACGAGCCGCCTGCTGGGTGGTTCTTCAGCAAGGCTCGGCGGCGGAAGTGGCGGCGGCGGTAG